One region of Budorcas taxicolor isolate Tak-1 chromosome 3, Takin1.1, whole genome shotgun sequence genomic DNA includes:
- the LOC128044811 gene encoding basic proline-rich protein-like produces the protein MVGLSSLAGIAASERLNCYPCLPGAVVRLPEPTRDQNPLGVASGIRESQPARDLARTGQAAQRGGWPEGHGKHPQNTARAAGFSHTRQKPRASGLAPCSHLSVPRTPLPGERWNSAKGRPAALAGNRTRVNCLEGSYAHHYTTNAPQPGRPPDAGPGLAPAYSRRRLRIPAPTPRQPEALRRRRRPPAATRRPKLASATQWPGSTGPTAPGRRPRGLAALRPFAPRRGPPTPPPSPPAGNAGHAASSTQLAKALLHRALGEATSHDDKGTRDPPGCTRRGAVPSRAAGPSSGYGRARPWGRQGGPRSAVAIVRPPTTKGSGWSAARAEGGRRELGRAPPLAAPWRLARRRREETKGPWGPGGRTESDRGHQKGCVASPSGNRTPVSRVTGGDTHHYTNEDGGDRPACRPAALGLSGCLPTPPLAQHGPPATTGPDPTAHQTTRLGHSGSPPPRQGPGPPGHWTLPSARRLLPPTRAFRREKGAREGKRGCEDTGGARRPASGQERRGWGGAGPPRARLGPRRERRRSQAPRPAAARRLGRPPLRTAACLPACLPACLPGVAPRAARQGRRCSRRVGSQPGQRPRAQPGPPSGWPSGLRRCVQVAVSPGGVGSNPTPDKPAFWPAGQTHPSSPRHCLSPHMPSRRRRLHPSHQEPSVLLSASLLASWLQLQLLLFLPPCRPLAHPRPPSPTLPHPPPAAPTAPPRPAPGRAKARGPAAGGKPSSPRRRSDFCPGNGLLALAAVLPRPPPPALPPGRHPVLRARPAGPPALPSHSEAAEPPPCPPSGCRVPSTLLRRAFLAGPHLPAARPGRVPSSLPAGQRTPAFLARVRPGKGAPLGRERKPCVPVQPTHRRPARAPDLGATAPVPVGSRCPGRSQARPGALPASQPAVPEPGAALPKGPCSPPPPRQSRTPGARSARAQEPGSHAFGSLGLSAPEPGVPARARSRAPHPGPAGKPARQGDFGSGPGGRGEARRRAAAATTQRLRLHLTGIPAPAPGPLARHRQGRGGRGRRRRRGTGRVGPRPAAPGSLRERRAPGSCTCPDPAFQVARPPSPAPTEQRDAHGRAVSSGGRVAAGASGAATGGAGHRCMGGSVVEFSPATREARVRFPAHAATASPFGPTVRAPEPN, from the exons ATGGTCGGGTTGTCCTCCCTGGCAGGCATCGCTgcctctgagcgactgaactgctacCCATGCCTCCCGGGCGCCGTGGTCCGCCTCCCAGAGCCCACTCGAGACCAGAACCCTCTTGGAGTCGCCAGCGGCATACGGGAGTCACAGCCAGCCCGGGACCTGGCACGCACTGGCCAAGCCGCCCAGAGAGGTGGCTGGCCTGAGGGACACGGCAAG CACCCTCAAAACACTGCGCGCGCCGCCGGCTTCTCGCACACACGCCAAAAGCCGCGGGCCAGCGGGCTggctccctgctcccacctctcTGTCCCCCGAACGCCCCTGCCCGGAGAGCGCTGGAACTCAGCAAAAGGTCGGCCCGCTGCGTtggccgggaatcgaacccgggtcaacTGCTTGGAAGGCAGCTATGCTCACCACTATACCACCAACGCTCCACAGCCCGGGCGGCCGCCAGACGCCGGCCCCGGGCTCGCCCCAGCATACTCTCGCCGCCGCCTCCGCATCCCTGCCCCGACGCCCCGGCAGCCGGAGGCTCTGCGCCGCCGCCGGCGCCCCCCAGCAGCCACGCGGCGCCCCAAGCTCGCCAGCGCTACGCAGTGGCCGGGATCCACCGGCCCCACCGCCCCAGGGCGGCGCCCCCGCGGCCTTGCGGCCCTCCGGCCCTTCGCTCCCCGCCGCGGCCCGCCAACGCCTCCGCCCTCACCCCCGGCGGGCAACGCGGGGCATGCAGCTTCCAGCACCCAGCTGGCCAAAGCCCTACTCCACCGGGCGCTGGGCGAGGCCACTTCCCACGACGACAAGGGGACACGGGACCCACCTGGCTGCACGCGTCGGGGCGCCGTGCCGAGCCGCGCGGCGGGGCCGTC ATCCGGCTATGGTCGGGCAAGGCCGTGGGGTCGCCAAGGAGGCCCTCGCTCCGCCGTGGCGATCGTGCGCCCGCCGACGACAAAGGGCTCAGGCTGGAGCGCTGCACGGGCAGAGGGGGGTCGACGGGAGCTAGGCCGGGCACCGCCGTTGGCGGCGCCCTGGCGCCTCGCCCGAAGACGTCGGGAGGAGACGAAGGGCCCTTGGGGGCCTGGCGGCAGGACAGAGAGCGACCGCGGCCACCAAAAAGGGTGTGTTGCCTCCCCGTCGgggaatcgaaccccggtctcccgcgtgACAGGCGGGGATACTCACCACTATACTAACGAGGACGGCGGCGACCGTCCTGCCTGCCGCCCGGCCGCTCTCGGGCTCTCGGGCTGCCTGCCGACGCCTCCCCTTGCCCAGCACGGGCCCCCGGCCACCACGGGTCCCGACCCAACCGCGCACCAAACCACCCGCCTCGGTCACAGCGGCAGCCCGCCACCCCGACAGGGACCCGGACCCCCGGGGCACTGGACACTCCCCAGCGCGCGCCGCCTCTTGCCTCCAACGCGGGCGTTCCGCCGGGAGAAGGGGGCGCGAGAAGGCAAGCGGGGCTGCGAGGAcacggggggcgcgcgccggccGGCGTCGGGCCAGGAGAGGCGCGGGTGGGGAGGGGCCGGCCCGCCGAGGGCCCGGCTGGGTCCGCGGCGCGAGCGGCGGCGGAGCCAGGCGCCTCGGCCGGCCGCCGCGCGCCGGCTCGGTCGACCCCCACTCCGGACggccgcctgcctgcctgcctgcctgcctgcctgcctgcctggcgtGGCGCCCCGCGCGGCCCGCCAAGGGCGCCGGTGCTCGCGCCGCGTCGGGTCCCAGCCAGGCCAGCGGCCACGCGCCCAGCCAGGCCCGCCGTCAGGATGGCCGAGCGGTCTAAGGCGCTGCGTTCAGGTCGCAGTCTCCCCTGGAGGCGTGGGTTCGAATCCCACTCCTGACAAGCCCGCCTTTTGGCCCGCCGGACAAACGCACCCGTCCTCCCCGCGCCACTGCCTTTCTCCACACATgccctcccgccgccgccgcctgcacCCCTCACACCAGGAACCTTCAGTCCTTCTCAGCGCATCTTTGCTCGCCAGCTggctgcagctgcagctgctgcttttCCTGCCTCCCTGCCGCCCCCTTGCCCACCCtcgcccaccctcccccaccctcccccaccctccccctgccgcTCCCacggccccgccgcgccccgctcCCGGCCGCGCCAAAGCACGCGGCCCCGCGGCGGGTGGCAAGCCCTCCTCCCCTCGCCGGCGCTCCGACTTCTGCCCGGGGAACGGCCTACTCGCCCTCGCAGCCGTGCTTCCGCGGCCGCCCCCGCCAGCTCTCCCGCCGGGCCGGCACCCCGTcctccgcgcccgccccgccggcCCGCCTGCGCTCCCCAGCCACAGCGAGGCGGCCGAGCCCCCGCCTTGCCCGCCAAGTGGGTGCCGCGTGCCCTCGACCCTTCTCCGCCGTGCGTTCTTGGCCGGGCCGCACCTGCCTGCCGCCCGCCCGGGACGCGTGCCATCCAGCCTTCCTGCTGGCCAGCGCACACCGGCCTTCCTTGCACGAGTCCGTCCCGGGAAGGGTGCTCCGCTGGGGAGGGAGCGGAAGCCCTGCGTGCCCGTCCAGCCCACCCACCGGCGCCCGGCCCGCGCCCCCGACCTCGGCGCCACGGCGCCCGTTCCCGTGGGAAGCCGCTGCCCCGGCCGGAGCCAAGCCCGCCCTGGCGCGCTCCCTGCCTCTCAGCCGGCAGTCCCCGAGCCAGGAGCCGCTCTGCCAAAGggcccctgctcaccaccaccaccccgtcAGAGCCGGACCCCGGGAGCGCGGTCGGCCAGAGCGCAGGAGCCAGGCTCACACGCCTTTGGGTCCTTGGGCCTGAGCGCC CCCGAGCCCGGCGTCCCGGCCCGCGCCCGCTCTCGCGCGCCCCACCCCGGCCCGGCCGGAAAGCCAGCCCGCCAGGGGGACTTTGGGTCGGGACCCGGCGGTCGCGGAGAGGCACGTCGGCGCGCGGCCGCAGCGACCACGCAGCGCCTGCGCCTGCACCTGACAGGGATCCCGGCGCCGGCTCCCGGCCCCCTCGCGCGACACCGACAGGGTCGCGGCGGCCGTGGTCGGCGCAGAAGGCGCGGGACGGGCCGAGTGGGCCCGCGTCCCGCCGCTCCGGGCTCCCTCCGAGAGCGCCGCGCCCCGGGGTCCTGCACGTGCCCGGATCCTGCCTTCCAGGTCGCCCGCCCGCCGTCTCCTGCTCCAACGGAGCAGAGAGACGCCCACGGGCGAGCAGTGAGCAGCGGCGGGCGGGTGGCGGCCGGCGCCTCAGGGGCAGCGACGGGCGGCGCTGGCCACCGGTGcatgggtggttcagtggtagaattctcGCCTGCCAcgcgggaggcccgggttcgattcccggccCATGCAGCCACAGCGTCCCCTTTTGGTCCCACGGTGCGGGCCCCAGAGCCGAACTAG